In Flavobacterium hankyongi, the genomic window TTATATGATGTCTGATTTTGCTCTTAATAAAAAAGAATCTTCAAAAGGGGTTTATGGTAAGCGCACAACCATTTTCAATGATCATAAGTTTAATGAGCCTAAAGAAGATAAGTTTTACAGAGAAAGCATTAATGATTTTGATCCTAATATCTATAATAAAACCGAGGCATATTGGGACGAAAACCGAATGGAAAACCTAAGTAAAGATGAGCTTGGAGTTTATAAAATGTTGGACACGCTTAAAACTGTAAAAAAATTCAAGCAACTATATAATTTAACAACTATACTTGCTAGCGGATACATACAGAAAGGATTTATTGATTATGGGCCAATTTTCTCCATTTTTGGTTACAATGATGTTGAAGGGCAACGTTTACGTTTTGGAGGACGAACCTATTTTGGATCAAACGATTTATGGAGACTTCAAGCCTATACAGCTTATGGATTTAAAGACAACAAATTTAAATACGGAGTTTCAGGAAAAGTTATGGTCGATAAAAAGAACAGAATTATACTTACTCTTGGAAACCGTCGCGATGTAGAACAAATAGGGGTGAGTTTAACAACTTCAAATGATGTACTTGGTCGAAGTTTTGCCTCATCTTCATTCTTTGCAAGTGGAGACAATAGTAAGTTAACCAATGTTAATTTGACAACTTTTCAGGCGGAAATGGAGCCATTAAAAAACTTTGTCATTCAGGCAGGAGTTTCTTATCGTACACTTGAATCGGCTTCGCCAACCTTTAGCTTAAGCTATTTTCAAGACGGAGTTGTAAAATCAGCACTGCAACAATATGAACTTACATTGGGAGTTGATTATACACCAGGAAGAAAAACAGTAGGCTACGGGGTAGAAAGACTTTTAGTCGACAACAATCATGCTCGTGTTTATGTTAATTTTAGTCAAGGGGTAAAAGGAATTTTTGGAAGTGATTTTGATTATCAAAAACTACAGTTATACTATCGTCAACCAATATTCTTGGCTGGTATGGGAAGATTGTTTACAACTTTCGAAGTAGGAAAAACTTTTGGAACCGTACCACTAGGATTGATGGCTGTTGTGCCAGGTAACCAGTCGTATTTCGTAATAGATAATACTTATAATTTGATGAACTACTATGAATTTATCACAGATCAGTATACATCATTACATCTAGAACATCATTTTAATGGAAGATTCTTCTCTAGAATCCCTTTCCTTAAAAAATTAAATTGGCGAGAAATTGTTGGGGTAAAAGCCGTTTATGGTAGTGTTTCAGACGAAAACAAGGCGATGAATGCTTCAAATATAACTTATAGAGCACCAGTTGATGGGTATTGGGAATACAATGCAGGTGTGGGTAATATCTTCAAATGTTTTAGATTAGATTTTTGTTGGCGAGGAAGTTATCTCAACCTTCCCGATGCTAATAAATTTGGTATAAAAGGATCATTTGGTTTTTATTTCTAGGAGCTTTTTCCCGCTATTCGCTGTATCTTTTTTGTGGTCATTGAGCGTAGTCGAAATGACCACAAAAAAGGATGCCGCTACTATCGGGGCTAATTTTGAACAATGAAAGAAGCAATTCAATATTTGATCCAAAAAGACAAAATTTTTGAACAAATCATAAATCAGTATGGTTTGCCAGAAATTATTCCGTCACGTCCAGAAGGTTTTGAAACATTGGTTTTACTTATTCTCGAGCAGCAAGTTTCAATAGATTCTGCAAAAGCTACTTTTTTAAGAATGCGAGATGTGGTTGGAGATATTATTCCTGAGAATTTAATCCATATTACTGAAGAGCAATTTAGAACCTTGGGAGTAAGTCGTCAAAAAGCAAAATATATCAACCATCTTGCAGATGCAGTTTTGCAAAATAAAATTGATTTACAATCACTTTCTTTAAAATCTGCTGACGAGGTTCGAGCTGAGCTTATCAAATTAAAAGGAATCGGAAATTGGACTATTGACGTGTATTTAATGTTTTCTTTAAAAAAAGAAGATGTTTTACCTATTGGTGATGTTGCTATCGTTAATACTATGAAAGAACTTTTAGATATCCATGAAAAGGATGCTATGGAATTGTATGCGAAAAAGTGGTCTCCTCATAGAACATTTGCTTCATTTTTACTTTGGCATCATTATCTTCAAAAACGAGGTCGAAAAATTACCTATCAGTATTAAGAAAAAGTAATTTTTTCGAAAAACTTCTAATTTCTAATTGCTTACTTCTAACTTTTTGCCGTACCTTTGCACCCTCAAAAAATAAAAAGGAAAGCAAAATGACTGCAGATAAAGTAAAAACTTTCGACGTTTTAGTTGAAATTCCTCGTGGAAGTCGTAACAAATATGAATATGATTTTGACTTAAAGAGAATGCGTTTCGATCGTATGTTATTCTCTTCAATGATGTACCCAGCTGATTATGGTTTTATTCCGGAAACATTAGCATTAGACGGAGATCCGTTAGACGTTTTGGTGTTAGTAACTAAACCAACTTTCCCTGGTTGTGTTATCGAAGTAAAACCAATTGGAGTTTTCCACATGGCAGATGACAAAGGTCCAGATGAAAAAGTAATCTGCGTTCCAGTTTCAGATCCAATTTGGAATAAATTAAATGATTTAGGAGATATTAATCCACACCTTTTAAAAGAAATTGAGCACTTTTTCCAAGTATATAAAGACTTAGAAAACAAAACTGTTGATGTTGAAGGTTGGGGAGATGTAAATGAGGCGCAAAGAATTTTAAAAGAATGTATTGATCGTTTTAACGCAATCGAAAATAAACCAGAAGGATTATTTAGCATTCGTTAATTGTTCATAAGATAGTGTATTAAAAAAGCAACATTTTTATTAAAATGTTGCTTTTTTGTTTATATTGGTTATTGAATTAACTAAAATTAAAATTTAACTAACCAACTAATTATGGAATTAATGATTTATGTGCCAATAGTAATGGCATTAATTGGCTTGGCCTTTATGGTTGCGAAAAGAGCTTGGGTGCTTAAGCAAGATGCCGGAGACGGTAAAATGAAAGAAATTTCAGAACACATCTACGAAGGAGCTTTAGCGTTCTTAAAAGCTGAATATAGGCTTCTAACAATTTTTGTGATTATAGCAAGTATTGCTTTAGCAGGAATTACTTTTCTTCCAGGAGTAAAAACACATTTATTAATAGTTATTGCCTTTATTTTCGGTGCTATTTTTTCAGCTTTAGCTGGAAATATGGGTATGAAAATAGCAACTAAAACTAATGTTCGTACAACACAAGCAGCTCGTAGCAGTTTACCTCAAGCTTTAAAAGTTTCATTTGGAGGAGGAACGGTAATGGGATTAGGTGTTGCTGGATTAGCAGTTTTAGGATTAACAGGATTCTTTATATTTTTCTATCACACCTTTATGGGTGGAGTTTGGACAGATGTTGATGGAATGACTGTAGTTTTAGAGACTTTGGCTGGATTTTCACTTGGTGCTGAATCAATTGCATTGTTTGCTCGTGTAGGAGGTGGTATTTATACCAAAGCTGCCGATGTTGGTGCCGATTTAGTTGGTAAAGTAGAAGCAGGTATCCCAGAAGACGATCCTCGTAATCCTGCTACAATTGCAGATAACGTTGGTGATAACGTAGGAGACGTCGCTGGAATGGGAGCCGATTTATTCGGTTCGTATGTGGCAACAGTTTTAGCAGCTATGGTTTTAGGTAATTATGTTATCAAAGATATGGGGGGTAAAATTGAAGATGCTTTCGGTGGTATTGGCCCAATTTTATTGCCAATGGCAATTGCTGGTTTCGGAATTCTATTCTCTATCATTGGAACTATGCTAGTAAAAATATCTGATGATAATGCGAAAGAAGCTCAAGTTCAAAAAGCATTAAATATTGGTAACTGGGTTTCAATTGTTTTAACAGCAGTTTCTTGCTTTTTCTTGGTACAAAAAATGTTGCCTGAAGTAATGACAATGGAGTTCTTTGGTGAAGGAGCACAACAAATATCTTCAATGAGAGTATTTTATGCTACTTTGATTGGATTGTTTGTAGGTGGTGCAATTTCATCTGTAACAGAATATTATACAGGATTAGGTACAAAACCAGTATTGGCAATTGTTCAAAAATCGTCAACGGGTGCTGGAACTAATGTTATAGCTGGTTTAGCAACGGGTATGATTTCTACTTTCCCTACGGTATTGTTATTTGGAGGTGCTATTTGGTCAACTTATGCTTTAGCGGGATTCTACGGAGTAGCCTTAGCGGCTTCTGCGATGATGGCAACTACAGCAATGCAATTAGCTATTGATGCCTTCGGACCAATTTCTGATAACGCTGGTGGCATCGCTGAAATGAGCGAATTACCTAAAGAAGTTCGCACACGTACAGATATTTTAGATTCTGTAGGAAATACAACAGCTGCAACTGGTAAAGGTTTCGCAATTGCTTCGGCAGCGTTAACTTCACTAGCTTTATTTGCGGCATATGTTACGTTTACAGGAATTAACGGAATTAATATTTTTAAAGCACCAGTATTAGCTATGTTATTTATTGGTGGAATGATTCCAGTTGTTTTCTCGGCTTTAGCGATGAATTCTGTTGGAAAAGCAGCAATGGATATGGTGTACGAAGTACGTCGTCAGTTTAAAGAAATTCCGGGAATCATGGAAGGGACTGGTAAACCAGAATACGGAAAATGTGTTGAGATTTCTACAAAAGCAGCTTTACGCGAAATGATGTTACCAGGAATCTTAACAATCGGTTTTCCAATCGCAATTGTATTATTAGGTAAATTAGTTTACGGAAGTAACAACCAATTAATCGCTGAAATGTTAGGTGGTTATATGGCAGGGGTTACTGTTTCAGGTGTACTTTGGGCAGTGTTCCAAAACAATGCTGGTGGTGCTTGGGATAACGCTAAAAAATCATTCGAAGCTGGTGTTATGATTAATGGCGAAATGACATACAAAGGATCAGATGCTCACAAAGCTGCTGTAACGGGAGATACTGTTGGAGATCCATTCAAAGATACATCAGGGCCATCAATGAATATTTTAATCAAATTAACGTGTTTAATTGGTTTGGTTATGGCACCAATTTTAGGAAGTGGTCATTCAGAAGGAGCTGAAATGAAAGG contains:
- a CDS encoding DUF5686 and carboxypeptidase regulatory-like domain-containing protein — its product is MKHFFALISLFFVTLSFSQTKVSGLVYDDLGGTVPYANVCFKGTRECVTTDENGKFYIQSDNNHSVLVVSYVGFQTTEVKLTKAVNYNMKIVFGGANLLEEVKIYAGKTSKKNNPALDILRKIWEKKRKNGLYMFNQYAMKKYEKVEFDMNSIDSAFMKNRLFKGMEFIFDQVDTSRITGKTYLPIFINESLYDVYGDNTNGKKKEILKANKNSGLGNGNGVDTFIKDLYSDYDIYNNYLNFFDKNFVSPLSRTGINTYNYVLADSAYIDKKWCYNIVYYPRRKNELTFKGDFWVNDSTFAIKKINMAASKSANINWVKDIYIEQEFDVLNDSVFLLKRDYMMSDFALNKKESSKGVYGKRTTIFNDHKFNEPKEDKFYRESINDFDPNIYNKTEAYWDENRMENLSKDELGVYKMLDTLKTVKKFKQLYNLTTILASGYIQKGFIDYGPIFSIFGYNDVEGQRLRFGGRTYFGSNDLWRLQAYTAYGFKDNKFKYGVSGKVMVDKKNRIILTLGNRRDVEQIGVSLTTSNDVLGRSFASSSFFASGDNSKLTNVNLTTFQAEMEPLKNFVIQAGVSYRTLESASPTFSLSYFQDGVVKSALQQYELTLGVDYTPGRKTVGYGVERLLVDNNHARVYVNFSQGVKGIFGSDFDYQKLQLYYRQPIFLAGMGRLFTTFEVGKTFGTVPLGLMAVVPGNQSYFVIDNTYNLMNYYEFITDQYTSLHLEHHFNGRFFSRIPFLKKLNWREIVGVKAVYGSVSDENKAMNASNITYRAPVDGYWEYNAGVGNIFKCFRLDFCWRGSYLNLPDANKFGIKGSFGFYF
- a CDS encoding DNA-3-methyladenine glycosylase family protein, coding for MKEAIQYLIQKDKIFEQIINQYGLPEIIPSRPEGFETLVLLILEQQVSIDSAKATFLRMRDVVGDIIPENLIHITEEQFRTLGVSRQKAKYINHLADAVLQNKIDLQSLSLKSADEVRAELIKLKGIGNWTIDVYLMFSLKKEDVLPIGDVAIVNTMKELLDIHEKDAMELYAKKWSPHRTFASFLLWHHYLQKRGRKITYQY
- a CDS encoding inorganic diphosphatase; its protein translation is MTADKVKTFDVLVEIPRGSRNKYEYDFDLKRMRFDRMLFSSMMYPADYGFIPETLALDGDPLDVLVLVTKPTFPGCVIEVKPIGVFHMADDKGPDEKVICVPVSDPIWNKLNDLGDINPHLLKEIEHFFQVYKDLENKTVDVEGWGDVNEAQRILKECIDRFNAIENKPEGLFSIR
- a CDS encoding sodium-translocating pyrophosphatase produces the protein MMELMIYVPIVMALIGLAFMVAKRAWVLKQDAGDGKMKEISEHIYEGALAFLKAEYRLLTIFVIIASIALAGITFLPGVKTHLLIVIAFIFGAIFSALAGNMGMKIATKTNVRTTQAARSSLPQALKVSFGGGTVMGLGVAGLAVLGLTGFFIFFYHTFMGGVWTDVDGMTVVLETLAGFSLGAESIALFARVGGGIYTKAADVGADLVGKVEAGIPEDDPRNPATIADNVGDNVGDVAGMGADLFGSYVATVLAAMVLGNYVIKDMGGKIEDAFGGIGPILLPMAIAGFGILFSIIGTMLVKISDDNAKEAQVQKALNIGNWVSIVLTAVSCFFLVQKMLPEVMTMEFFGEGAQQISSMRVFYATLIGLFVGGAISSVTEYYTGLGTKPVLAIVQKSSTGAGTNVIAGLATGMISTFPTVLLFGGAIWSTYALAGFYGVALAASAMMATTAMQLAIDAFGPISDNAGGIAEMSELPKEVRTRTDILDSVGNTTAATGKGFAIASAALTSLALFAAYVTFTGINGINIFKAPVLAMLFIGGMIPVVFSALAMNSVGKAAMDMVYEVRRQFKEIPGIMEGTGKPEYGKCVEISTKAALREMMLPGILTIGFPIAIVLLGKLVYGSNNQLIAEMLGGYMAGVTVSGVLWAVFQNNAGGAWDNAKKSFEAGVMINGEMTYKGSDAHKAAVTGDTVGDPFKDTSGPSMNILIKLTCLIGLVMAPILGSGHSEGAEMKGSCCAKTEKCEMKHSTKCDMAKLTTMTKDECAKMCDEMGCSAEEKEMCMAHFDEGGKFKNVDGCKMACCAAEAEK